The Acidobacteriota bacterium genomic sequence TCTTTGCGGATTCCGATACCTGGCGTCTGGGCGCGGGATTGACGGCCAAAATCCGGGACGCCTCCATCAGTCTTCTCGGCGGCGGACAGTTTTCGGAAAAAACGAATGTCGGCTTCGTTCCCCTGATCCGCTTCTGGGCCGAGCGCCGTTTCGGTGACAAGTACTCCGTGTTGATCGAAGGCGACGCCCTGGCCGCACCGCAGGGACGGGCGGAGGACGTATTTCTCGGGATAACCGCTCAGATCGCCCCGGAGATCCGTCTCAAGGCCGGATACCGGTTCGTCGAGGGCGGCGCGGACGTCGAGGAAGTCTACAACTTCGCCTGGATTCATTTTCTCACCGTCGGCGCCCAAATCCGCTTTTAGCCTGATCGACTCACAAAAATGCTGAAGAGTACAGCTTCACCCTCCGCGCCTTGCATCTGCAGCCGCCTCGACTCGTGAATCGATCAGGCCCACAAGGCGGAATCCTACGGGATGGCCTTTATGGTTTCCGGCGGAAGCCGGGGAAGAAGGCGTTGACGGATTTGACGTAAACTTCGTATTCGGGATTGCCGGTGTATTTCTTTTCAAGCATGACGACGCCGGAGACGCGCATAAGAAGAAAAGTGATGAGCGCCGGGCCGATGACGGAGATCCAGCCGTTGGGCGCCTGAACGGCGAAGAGAAAGATCGCCCACCACATGACGGCCTCGCCGAAGTAGTTCGGATGACGCGTGATGCTCCATAATCCCTGAGTCATGATCCGGCCCTTGTTTTCCGGATTCCTCTTGAAGCGCAGAAGCTGAAAATCCCCAACGGCCTCAAAAAAGAAACCGATCAGCCAGAGCGCCGCCGCGAAAATGTCAAGCCCCGTCAGAGGCCCGGCGCCCCGATGGTTGACGACGAGAACCGGAAAACTGATGATCAGCAGAAAGACGCCCTGAAGAAGAAAAACCTGAAGATAGGTGCGCGGGATGAACAGCCGTCCCCAGTCGCGACGCCATTTCGCATAGCGGAAATCCTCGCCCCGCTTTCGGTTCCGGACGGCGATATGCAGGGCCAGGCGCATTCCCCAGACGAGAACGAGCAGGTTGACCAGGATTTGGCGGGGCGATCCGGCCTCGGCGGCGACCGCCGTCAAGACGGCGACAAGCCCGAATCCCGGACCCCAGAAGATGTCGGCGATGGAATTGTCCTTGCGGAGAAGCGCAATCGCAAAGGCCGCGGTCATATACAGAAAAACGCCTGCGGCCGCGAGCCCGAGAAGTGACGTCATGTTGGGCCTCCGAACTATTTCATCATCATGGCGATGCCCACGGCGCCGATGCCGTTATGGACGCCGATGACGGGGGAGATGTCGACGATGTAAGCCGGTTCGCGACCGAGACGCCCTCTCAGTCGCGAAGCATATTCCTCCGCTCGATCCCGGCTGCGGGCATGAACCAGGCCGTATTTCCAGACTTTGCCGCGATCGGCTTCGCGACCGATGAGCGAGACGATCTTTTTCATGTTGCCGCTTCGGCTGAAGGATTTGCCGGCGGCCGCGGCTTTCCCCTCGGCGTCCAGGGTGACGATGGGCTTGATGTTGAGAACCTTGGCCAAAAGCCCCTTGAGCGGGCTGACGCGCCCTCCGCGAACCATGTATTCCAGGGTCCGGACATCGACCCAGATGCGCGTCTTTTTGACCCAGTCCGGGGCTGCGGCTTCAATCTCAGCGGTGCTTGCCCCTCCGCGCAGGGCTTCGGCGGTCCTGAGGACAATGAGACCCAGGGAGGCCGAAAGCTGCCGTGAATTGAAAACGGAAACCTTTCCGGGGGGATATTCCCCGGCCGCCGTCTGAAACATCGCGTTCAGTCCGGACAGTTTTTCGGAGATAGTCCAGACGACGACGGAGGCGTAGTGCGTCGTCAGGAAGGAGAGCATATCCTGGACCGCCTTGGGCGTCGGCTGTGAGCTTTTCGGCATGACCGGCGAGGTCTCCAGCATCTCGTAGAACTTTTCCGGCGTCAGGGTGACCTTATCCAGAAACAGGCTCTCGCCGAAGACGACGTGATAGGGGATGACGTGAACCTGATGGGCGTCCAGAACGTCCTGGGGAAGATCACACGAAGAATCCGTCACCAGGGCGATGTCGCCGAGCCTCTGGTGGGCGGCCTCGTACTGGCGAAGCATGTCGTCGGCCTTGATGTCGATCACGGATCCGAAATCCTTGATTTTGTAGAACATCTCGGCCGGACGGTCGGTGTGGCAGTGAATCCGGACGCGCGTTCCGGAACCGGCGACGATGACCGATTCTCCGAAAGACGCCGCTACATTCCGGATGACGTCGGGGTCGAGGTTTTCCCCGGCGATCAGGGCTTCGGCGCACCAGCGCTGCTCCAGCCCCTCGGCTGAGGTGTGAGCCGGCACCGCTGCATCGACATCAGGAATCGCTTTCCGAAAGCGCGCCAGGGCCCGCAGGTTGCCGCGGCCGATGAAATCCGCGACTCCCTGGATAAAATCGAAGAACCCCCGGGCTCCGGCATCGACGACACCGGCCCGGGCCAGAACGGCCAGCTTTTCAGGCGTCCGCCTCAACGATTCCTCGGCAGCTTTCAGGGAGCGGGGCAGCAATTCGGAGAAGTCGGAAATGTGCATGCAGTGATCGTAAACGTCATCGGCCCATTCCTTGATGACGGTCAGCATGGTGCCTTCGACGGGTTTCAGCATCGCTTTGTAGGCGTGCCGTGCCGCCTTCCTGACGGATTCACCGAAGGCCCGGGTGGTCAGCTGGATATCGTCACGCATCTCCCGGCTGAGGCCGTAGAGGAACTGGGCGAAAATCAGGCCGGAGTTTCCCCGGGCGCCGGCGATCGCGGCGTCGGCGATGGATTCCATGGTCGGCTGAACGGAAGGGAAGGCTTTGGCTTTTTCGGCGATGGCCCGCATGGTCGAGGCCAGATTAGTTCCCGTATCCGCATCCGGAACGGGAAAGACGTTGATTTTGTTCAGATAGTCCCGGTCCTCGATAACGGCGTTTCCCCCTGCCAGAACGGCATGAAACAGCCGATTGCCGTTGATATAACGGATTTTCATGGGTCCCTCACTCGCCCTCCATCATACCATATCGTTATCAATCCGGCCGCAACTCCTTGATGAAGATATTCCGGAAAAAGACGGGAGAGATGCTGTCATGATTCTGAAGCCCGATATAGCCTTCATCGGCGAAATCGCGGACCTTGCCCCGGGGTTCGGCCTCCCAGTCCAGGACGGCGACTCCGTTGAGCTCGACCTGGATCCGGTTTCCGACAAGCATAATCCTCATGTGGTTCCATTCGCCGGTCGGTTTTTCCGCATCCGCCGTCGGGGCCTCGGCGTCATAGACCGCCCCCGTGCGGTGGATGCCCTTCCCGGCGTCGTTTATCTGGATTTCGAAGGAGTGGTAGATGTAGTCGTCGCTTGTTGGGACTTCCGGCACCCGCACAAAAACCCCGGAATTTGTATCCTTACGGGCGCACTTGTATTCGAAATCCAGAACGAAATCCCGGAACATGCGCCGGCTGTACCAGAAGAGCCCCATGCCGTCGACGGATTCGAGGACGCCGGTCTTTGGGTCGAGCGTGAAATATCCCGGTCCGTAATGATTCCAGCCGTGCTTGTTATAGCGGCCTCCGCTTCGTCCGAGAATCTGTTCGTAGCCGTGGTAATACGTAACGCCGCGGAGGAATTCCAGGCCCTTGCGGATCGCGGGTTCGGGATTTTCGACTTCGGCCTCGTTTTCGTATTCGATGGTCAGGTGGCCCGCATAATCCTGAAGCGTCAGTTCGGCCAGAATTCTCCTGATATCGGCGCGGCCGTCGCCGAACGGCACGTCGACCGCTCCCTGGATTCCGAAATCGCTCCGGTCCTTGAGATGGACGTCGATGATCCGTCCTTCGAGAAGCCGGAGGCAGGCGACGGGATCGAGTCCCGTGCGCATCCAGTGGCCGGTGTCGGCCGAAGCGCCGATCCGGGCGTCCCGTTCCGCGACCCGCTCCAGCACGGTCCCGGGTTGCGCATAGGGCGTTGGCGGAGGATGGTTGTGGATCGCAATCCGGACGCCGGTGGCCTTGACCATCTTTTCGATGAGCGCAAAGTCGGCCTCCCGCGGCTCGCAGACGACAATCCCGATGCCCATGTCCCGGGCAAAATCGAAGACTTTCCGCATGTTGTCTTCGGTCGTCCCGATGTCCACGACGCCGTAGGCGACGAGCGTCATGCCGCGTTCGGCGAGAGCGTCCTTGACGCGCTTCCGCGTCGCTTCGTCCATGTCATGGCTGAACACGGTTTTGGAATCCCCGGCCTCCAGCTTTTGCCCCGGATAGGCCTGAATCCGGGTGATGCCGAGGGCTTTCGTCCTGTCCAGCGTTTCAAAAAACGTGAACTTTCGAAACGTCCAGGCCTGCATGGCGATGGGGAAGGACTTGATGCGCACGGAATCGTAATCCGTCTCCCGGACGGCATCGGAAACATCCTGGGGGATTCCGGCCGCCGTCTGGGGTTTCGCACCGGCCGGAGGGGCCTGCATGACGGCCAGGCAGATTGCGGCGCAGGCAAAAATCATCAGACAAATACGCATGACGACCCTCCCTCAGCGCTTCCGGGGATTCCAGGCCCCGCGAGCCACGGCCGGGATGAAGGTGTCCAGTCCCGGCGGCGGATAGACCAGGGTTTTTTCCTGCTCGGCGCTCATGTAGGCGGCCATCAGAAGCTCGGCCACGTTCAGGCCGTCGCTGAAATTCTCCTCGGGCCGCTTCCCGTCGAGGAAGCTCTGAACCATGTGGCGGTTCTCGGCGATATAGCCGTACTCGGTCTCCTCGGAACCGACGACGGGCATGAGGCCCATCTCGGCGTTCTGTTTTTCGACGAGGTCCTCGCCGCTATCGCCCTGGACGCCCCGGCTGAAGAACACCTTGAGCCCGGAGTCGAGGGTGTTGATGGACAGCGAGTATTCGGGCCCCAAAAGCTCCATGGACAGCCTCAGCCCGGCCCCGACATAACACCAGGATGTCGTGGTCTCGACGACCAGGATCCGGCCGTCCGCGTCCTTGTACTCGACGAGGGCCCGGGCGAAATCCTCTGAGGGCCGCGTCAGGTAATCCGTTTTTCCGCCGGAATTGTCGAACAGGATCTTGGCGTATTTCGGGTCCTGCCATTTCAGACAGGTGGCGTAGGCGGTGATTTTAACCGGCGTCAGGGACTCGCGGGGTGCGCCCGGCGCCGTGAGCATGAACCGGGCTTCCTCGACGGAGTGGCACATCATGTCGTTGAGAACGCCGCCGCCCTGGAGTTCGCCTTCCCAGAACCAGGGCATGTGGGGACCGCTGTGCTCCTCGGCGGCCCGGGCGAGATAAGGCCGGCCGCAGAAATTGGCCCCCCGCGCCCAGACAATCTCCTTGCCCCGGACGACGGCCGGCGCGAAGACCTGGTTTTCGAGATAGCCGTCGAGAAGCCCGGCTTTTTGGACGAGTTCGAGCATTTTCCGGGCTTCCGCGACATTGCGGCCCAGGGGCTTTTCGCAACAGATGCCGACAAGCTCGCCCTTGCCTTTTTCCAGGGCATGGACGATCTCCTCCATGACTTCGAGCCGGGTGAAGTTGGGAGAGCCGATCCAGATGGCGTCGATGGCCGGGTCGGCCACCATGTCGGTCAGGCTGCGGTGGACGCGGGGCTCGCCGACCCTCAGGCTTTTGGCCAGCGCGGCCGCTTCTTCGGCCCGCTTCATGTCCGGATCGACGATGCCGAGGACGTCGGCGTCGCGGACGCCGACCCAGGACCGGATATGGAAGCGGGTGATGAAGCCGCCTCCGACAAAACCGATGCCCAGTGTTTTCTTTTTCATTTTCATTCTCCTGATATAGAACTCATGCCGAGGCGGATTTCTTTTCCCGGAAAAAGGCGACGAACGCAATGAGGCAGAGGATCGTCAGGACCGTCGGAACGATGAAGACCGATCGCCAGTTGGTCACCGCCTCAATCGTGAAGATCGTCTGGATCCAGCCGGCGAACAGGCTGCCGACAAAATTCCCGAACCCGAGCAGAGCGATGGCGATCAGGCTTTGGGCCGAGGCCCGGATGTCTTTGGGCGCGATCCGGTCGACATAGATGAAGGCCGTGGTGAAGAAGAAAACGTAGCAGAAGCCGTGGAGAGACAGCGAGGAAATGACGAGCCAGGACGGGGCGCCGATGACGAAGATGATATACCGGATGGGCCAGGCCAGGATCCCGATGGCCAAAGTGGTCCGCATGCCGAAGCGGGGCAGGAAGTAGGGGAGGAGCAGGGCCATGACGAAGATCTCGGCGATCTGGGCGATGGTCATGACCGCAGGCACGGCCGAACCGGTTACACCGATGCTGTCCGTCAAGAAGGGCGCCGTCAGGATGTAATAGAACTGAAGCTCCGTGGCCACGACGAAGGAGATGATGACGAAGATCAGGAAGTTTTTATCCCGCAGCATTTTCAAGGCTTCGAGGAAGGCCCAGGGCTTAGCGCCCTCCTTGCGGGGCGGTGTATGCGGAAGCCCGAAGGACATGAAGCCCATGACGAGCGAAAAGATCCCGGCCAGAAAGAGCGTGTCGCCCTTGAGCAGGGGGATTTCGATTCCCGCGGAGATGGTGCGCCATCCCGTCAGGATCCAGCCGGCGGCGATCCAGCCGATCGTCCCCCAGACCCGGATGCGGCCGAAGTCCTTCTCGGAGTTTTCGAGATTGATGAAGGCGATGGAGTTGGTCAGGGCCAGGGTGGGGGCGTAGACGACGCAGTAAAAGAACATCAGCCACAT encodes the following:
- a CDS encoding DUF1295 domain-containing protein, coding for MTSLLGLAAAGVFLYMTAAFAIALLRKDNSIADIFWGPGFGLVAVLTAVAAEAGSPRQILVNLLVLVWGMRLALHIAVRNRKRGEDFRYAKWRRDWGRLFIPRTYLQVFLLQGVFLLIISFPVLVVNHRGAGPLTGLDIFAAALWLIGFFFEAVGDFQLLRFKRNPENKGRIMTQGLWSITRHPNYFGEAVMWWAIFLFAVQAPNGWISVIGPALITFLLMRVSGVVMLEKKYTGNPEYEVYVKSVNAFFPGFRRKP
- a CDS encoding DegV family protein, producing MKIRYINGNRLFHAVLAGGNAVIEDRDYLNKINVFPVPDADTGTNLASTMRAIAEKAKAFPSVQPTMESIADAAIAGARGNSGLIFAQFLYGLSREMRDDIQLTTRAFGESVRKAARHAYKAMLKPVEGTMLTVIKEWADDVYDHCMHISDFSELLPRSLKAAEESLRRTPEKLAVLARAGVVDAGARGFFDFIQGVADFIGRGNLRALARFRKAIPDVDAAVPAHTSAEGLEQRWCAEALIAGENLDPDVIRNVAASFGESVIVAGSGTRVRIHCHTDRPAEMFYKIKDFGSVIDIKADDMLRQYEAAHQRLGDIALVTDSSCDLPQDVLDAHQVHVIPYHVVFGESLFLDKVTLTPEKFYEMLETSPVMPKSSQPTPKAVQDMLSFLTTHYASVVVWTISEKLSGLNAMFQTAAGEYPPGKVSVFNSRQLSASLGLIVLRTAEALRGGASTAEIEAAAPDWVKKTRIWVDVRTLEYMVRGGRVSPLKGLLAKVLNIKPIVTLDAEGKAAAAGKSFSRSGNMKKIVSLIGREADRGKVWKYGLVHARSRDRAEEYASRLRGRLGREPAYIVDISPVIGVHNGIGAVGIAMMMK
- a CDS encoding family 16 glycoside hydrolase, with product MRICLMIFACAAICLAVMQAPPAGAKPQTAAGIPQDVSDAVRETDYDSVRIKSFPIAMQAWTFRKFTFFETLDRTKALGITRIQAYPGQKLEAGDSKTVFSHDMDEATRKRVKDALAERGMTLVAYGVVDIGTTEDNMRKVFDFARDMGIGIVVCEPREADFALIEKMVKATGVRIAIHNHPPPTPYAQPGTVLERVAERDARIGASADTGHWMRTGLDPVACLRLLEGRIIDVHLKDRSDFGIQGAVDVPFGDGRADIRRILAELTLQDYAGHLTIEYENEAEVENPEPAIRKGLEFLRGVTYYHGYEQILGRSGGRYNKHGWNHYGPGYFTLDPKTGVLESVDGMGLFWYSRRMFRDFVLDFEYKCARKDTNSGVFVRVPEVPTSDDYIYHSFEIQINDAGKGIHRTGAVYDAEAPTADAEKPTGEWNHMRIMLVGNRIQVELNGVAVLDWEAEPRGKVRDFADEGYIGLQNHDSISPVFFRNIFIKELRPD
- a CDS encoding Gfo/Idh/MocA family oxidoreductase, with protein sequence MKKKTLGIGFVGGGFITRFHIRSWVGVRDADVLGIVDPDMKRAEEAAALAKSLRVGEPRVHRSLTDMVADPAIDAIWIGSPNFTRLEVMEEIVHALEKGKGELVGICCEKPLGRNVAEARKMLELVQKAGLLDGYLENQVFAPAVVRGKEIVWARGANFCGRPYLARAAEEHSGPHMPWFWEGELQGGGVLNDMMCHSVEEARFMLTAPGAPRESLTPVKITAYATCLKWQDPKYAKILFDNSGGKTDYLTRPSEDFARALVEYKDADGRILVVETTTSWCYVGAGLRLSMELLGPEYSLSINTLDSGLKVFFSRGVQGDSGEDLVEKQNAEMGLMPVVGSEETEYGYIAENRHMVQSFLDGKRPEENFSDGLNVAELLMAAYMSAEQEKTLVYPPPGLDTFIPAVARGAWNPRKR
- a CDS encoding MFS transporter, whose translation is MSVKFRLGLMMFLQYAIWGAWAPVLSEYLINTLGYTGTQVGLIYSLLPLATIIAPFIGGQIADRYFPTQKVIAGMQLAGGFFLIIISTVTAFAPMMWLMFFYCVVYAPTLALTNSIAFINLENSEKDFGRIRVWGTIGWIAAGWILTGWRTISAGIEIPLLKGDTLFLAGIFSLVMGFMSFGLPHTPPRKEGAKPWAFLEALKMLRDKNFLIFVIISFVVATELQFYYILTAPFLTDSIGVTGSAVPAVMTIAQIAEIFVMALLLPYFLPRFGMRTTLAIGILAWPIRYIIFVIGAPSWLVISSLSLHGFCYVFFFTTAFIYVDRIAPKDIRASAQSLIAIALLGFGNFVGSLFAGWIQTIFTIEAVTNWRSVFIVPTVLTILCLIAFVAFFREKKSASA